CAAGACCCTGCTGCTGAACCATGCCGGTGACCTGAATAACATGTTCCGGTCAACGGTGAACATGGTCACCGCCACCGAGTTCCCTGGGCTGAACACCCTGGGCCTGGCAATGGCGCGCACCGACATCGCCCCCAGCGGGGTGGTGCTCCCCCACTCTCACCCGAGGGCGTCGGAGATGATGTTCGTCCATGGTGGCAGCGTGGTGGTCGGCTTCTTTGACACCAAGGGCAAGCTGTTCCAGAAGACCCTGGGGGAGGGGGATGTGTTCATCTTCCCCCGTGGTCTGGTGCACTACATCATGAACTATGGTTTTGGCCCCGCTACGACATTTTCGGTGCTCAACAGCCAGAACCCTGGCGTCGTCGGCATCACCCATGCGATGTTCGCAACAGAGTCAGATGTGGTCGAGGGCCTGATGGCAAGAATGTTGAAGTTTGGAGAGATGGCACTAAGTGACAACAGTACTTATACTGGTTTGCAATGGGCATTCTGATTATGTGTTAGCTCAACTTAGTGGTACACTTTGGATGAAAATTGACTGTAGATGATTTGAAGATAAGTGCCTAGTAATGGATTCTTCTTTGTGATGTAGCTGCTTAATAAACTATCAAGGCACCACACAGATTAAGACCAGAGACTTCTTTGCCTTATCTCTGCAGGATTATGATGTTGTAACCTCTAatgtttctcttttttctatCATTACACGATCCTATTTCACTTTGCAAACTTGTCGGATGATGTGAAAATTGCGTCACATAGCAGTCGCCATCCTTTGGCATTCCCTGGACAGCATAGCCTTCCTTTGCCTTTTGCTTTACTCAGTGGATCTCAACACGCCTTTTGTTGTTTAGCATTATCTCTCAGCTCCTCGAAGGTGAGATCTCTTTCTTTTCCACGCCTTCTCTTTCAAACTGAAAGCTCCTGCACCTGATAAAGTAGACTCATAGCACCAGCCCAATCC
This genomic window from Setaria viridis chromosome 8, Setaria_viridis_v4.0, whole genome shotgun sequence contains:
- the LOC117833880 gene encoding germin-like protein 11-1 isoform X2; protein product: MAPQGERKLFINGFLCKHPSTILASDFKTLLLNHAGDLNNMFRSTVNMVTATEFPGLNTLGLAMARTDIAPSGVVLPHSHPRASEMMFVHGGSVVVGFFDTKGKLFQKTLGEGDVFIFPRGLVHYIMNYGFGPATTFSVLNSQNPGVVGITHAMFATESDVVEGLMARMLKFGEMALSDNSTYTGLQWAF
- the LOC117833880 gene encoding germin-like protein 11-1 isoform X1 gives rise to the protein MKLFIPLCSYILLIGIYAPKALSDSPPLQDVCPMAPQGERKLFINGFLCKHPSTILASDFKTLLLNHAGDLNNMFRSTVNMVTATEFPGLNTLGLAMARTDIAPSGVVLPHSHPRASEMMFVHGGSVVVGFFDTKGKLFQKTLGEGDVFIFPRGLVHYIMNYGFGPATTFSVLNSQNPGVVGITHAMFATESDVVEGLMARMLKFGEMALSDNSTYTGLQWAF